The DNA window GCTTTCGTGTTTTCGTCCCCGGCTTGAAAGCGTCCAGCGTTCCGATCATGCTGTCGTTATCAGGGTACGGAGGCACCAAGCCCTCCGTACGGTCCAGTCGCTTCGCCGGTGCGTCCGGCGTGGCTCGTTCCAAGGAATTCGTCATGAGTGCCACTCTCGATACCATCAAGCAGCAGATCAGCGAGAATCCGATCCTTCTCTATATGAAAGGTTCACCCCAGCTGCCGCAGTGCGGCTTTTCCGCTCAGGCGGTGCAGGCACTGATGGGCTGCGGCGAACGGTTCGCCTTCGTCAACATCCTCGAGAATCCGGACATCCGCGCGGAGCTGCCGAAGTATGCCAATTGGCCGACCTTCCCGCAGCTGTGGGTCGGCGGCGAGCTGGTCGGCGGCTGCGACATCATCGTCGAGATGTACCAGAATGGTGAGCTGCAGCCTTTGATCAAGCAGGCCGCGGCGACCAATGCCACCGAGGAAGGCGACGCCTGAGCCACTGCTTCATCGGCCTCAAGCATTGCGAGAGCCCGCGTCCCGAAAGGGACGCGGGCTCTTTTTCACCTGCTTGGCGCCTGTGTATCGTGGCGCGAAGCTTCAGGCCCGCTCGTCGAGCGCTTGTTCGCGAAGCGTCAGCGCCCAGCCGCCGAGGTCGCTGTAGCGATTGACGATCGCGCAGAAGAGCTCCGCGGTTCGCTCGGCATCGTAGCCCGCCGCGTGAGCATTCTGCTGGTCGAACGGGATACCCGCGGCGGCGCACGCCCGGGCGAGCACCGTCTGGCCATAGGCCAAACCGGACAAGGTGGCGGTGTCGAAGCTCGAGAAAGGGTGGAACGGGCTGCGCTTCAGTCCGCATCGCTCGATCGCCGCATTGAGGAAGCCGAGATCGAAAGCGGCATTGTGGCCGACCAGGATCGCGCGGTTGCAGTCATGCGACTTGATCGAGCGGCGTACCTGCTTGAACAGCTCCCCAAGGGCCTGTGTCTCACTGACCGCTGCCTCTTGGCGCAGCGCGCTATCGAGGCGAATGCCGGTGAAGTCGAGCGCCGATTGTTCGATGTTGGCGCCTTCGAACGGCTCGATGTGGACCGACAGGGTTTCATCCGGCAGCAGCTGCCCGAGGTCATCCATGGTCAGCAGGGTGGCGCCGATTTCCAGTATCGCGTCGCCGCGAGCATTGAAGCCGCCGGTCTCGAGGTCGATCACCACCGGCAGAAAGCCGCGAAAACGCTGGCTCATCAGCCGCGCCACGTTAGCATTGGTCATTCTGCGGATTCCCCTGCGCCGATATGCCGTCGAAAGGCCTTCCGTCGTATCGAACGTATCGCGAAGGCTATCAAAGGTAGCGAAGTCTAACATCAAGGCGCAGAGGCGTCCTGCCCTGGTCTAGCGCTGTCGGCCAGTCTGGCGTTGAAAAAGCGCGGCAATCGTTCATGCTGTGAGCGATGTGGCGGCGGGGCCATCGTTTTT is part of the Halotalea alkalilenta genome and encodes:
- the rnt gene encoding ribonuclease T — encoded protein: MTNANVARLMSQRFRGFLPVVIDLETGGFNARGDAILEIGATLLTMDDLGQLLPDETLSVHIEPFEGANIEQSALDFTGIRLDSALRQEAAVSETQALGELFKQVRRSIKSHDCNRAILVGHNAAFDLGFLNAAIERCGLKRSPFHPFSSFDTATLSGLAYGQTVLARACAAAGIPFDQQNAHAAGYDAERTAELFCAIVNRYSDLGGWALTLREQALDERA
- a CDS encoding Grx4 family monothiol glutaredoxin: MSATLDTIKQQISENPILLYMKGSPQLPQCGFSAQAVQALMGCGERFAFVNILENPDIRAELPKYANWPTFPQLWVGGELVGGCDIIVEMYQNGELQPLIKQAAATNATEEGDA